The Rattus rattus isolate New Zealand chromosome 16, Rrattus_CSIRO_v1, whole genome shotgun sequence genomic interval CTGAAAGgtactgtgcgtgtgtgtgtgcgtgtgtgtgtgtgcgcgcgcatgtgtgtacatgtgcatggtTTAGAGGCCAGGGCAGTGTTGGGTGAGACAGTCTCCACTGTAGCTGGAGCTGATCGGCTGCTCCTGGTCAGCAAGCTGCTGACACTCCTggtgtgcactgccacatctTACacgggttctgggaatggaactcagtgGCCATGTTTGCTGGGCATCCTTACacttgaaccatctccccaggccccatACACCAACGGCAGAACCCACCATTCTTCCACAATCACAAGATGAAACCGACAGAAACTTGTCTGAGGACTTTAATTTACAGAGATCCCATGTCTCACAGGCAGAACCAGAGGAAGACTCAGTAGTTCACAGCTTCCCCATGGCTGGAGCACAAGGCTGTGCACTTCAGCCAGCACTACCCACAGCTCAGCCTCCTAGCAGCAGCGGTCAGGACTAAACGACGACACCAGCATGCACTCAGCAATTCTCAAACAGAGAGTCATCGAAATGAGGTATGTCCAATGTGTCATTTGTTAAAGAATTCAATGCtgaagtaggaaaaaaatcatcaaaaatgtCAGTCTTCATGGGACTCCCCAGGTTCAAGGCTCTTACACAGGCACTGTCGATGACTGAATGCAGATCAACCTCACACTGGCTTTTCTCAGGGCTGCAGTAATCATGGTCCTGTTTCAGACATGTGTTCTGGGAAACAGCACTGAATTCGCTAGGTGCTGGTGTTGGGGTGCTGTTGTCCCCCATTTCCAAGTACCTCAACTCAGGCTCTCCACTTTCTGAGGGCTCTGACAGGGCTGTGGGCGACAGCAGCTCTGCTAAAATCTCCTCATGACTCTGGCTGTTGCATGAGGTGCCGTCCGGAGCGTCGGGAGCAGAGGTGCACCCAGACTTGTCTGCAAGGTCAATCTGGTACTGTAGCTCTCTGAGCAGATCTTCTACTGCGTCACAGTCATTCGGAGATCCACAGTGGGACGCAGACTCTGAATGGTCGCTTACAGGCGGTTCACAGCGTGGGGAAGACATGAGGGCCGcgagtttcttcttttttgccTTTAGCTTTTTAAGAAGTCTGAGCCGAAGCTTATGAACCTCATCTTCAGCTGCCTCTGCACGGCCTGCTGGAGACATGGCGCTTTCATCACTGGGAGGTCTGTGGCTGAGGGGAGCTGGACGTGAGCCTTCCTGCTCCTTCAACAGGGCTGAGGAGGCATTCCCAGCGGCCTGCGGCAGAGCAGCCGTGCTGCCCGACAGTGGAGGGCTGCTGCCTGGAGATGCCTCCTCCACATGCTTAGCTTTCCTGGACATCCTTTTAGACCTGCGGTTTATACTTTTCGTTTTAAAGCCATCAAAATTATTGGCTCCTTTCACGGAGGGCTGCAGGTCAGTTACTGCTCTACTCTGAGCCGAAACACAGGGTGGCATAAACGCACCGCCCCTGCTCAGCAGCCCCTTCACCCAACTTCCCACGAAGGCCTTCTTCTGCTCATCCTTCCGAGGCTGATTCTGTGCTGACCTGGCTGCTACTGGTTTAGAAGACGCTgcgttttctctttttctcagatTAGACGCCTGAGTTTTACCTGGTGGTTGTCCAGGGTTTAACCTGTCAGTTTTCAGTGGCAGCAACTGTGTCTGAGAGTCCTCAGTTGCCACGGACTTCAATTCCTGAACAAGAACAGGAACAGGGGCATCAGTCACAGGTTTAGGAACCACTGTGTCCCCTGCCTGAGACGGTACTGCCTGCAGACCTGTGCTCACAGCTTGGGATGGGAACCTGGAATCCACACAAGGGGCAACTAGCATTCCTTCACACAGGTTCAACACCAAGGAAGACCCCAGGGAGTCCTGCGGCTGAAAAGCCAGTGTTCTGACAGGTCCTGCACTTCCTATCACAGGTTTGTCTTCTAAGAGGCAATCTTTGGAGTCAATCTGAGAAACAGAGGCAGTTTCCTGGATAGTCTCTTCAAGTGCAGAGGGTGAAACGCTGTCCACCAAGCTTCCTGTTCCTGAAAGGACACTATCTCCATGAGCTACAGCTTGGGTTgctggaagaatctgaggagCAACTGCCATAGGTGTAGGATGGGCGACTGAGGGTTCTGAGGTGGCGGTCCCAGCCAGAGAACACAGTGCCAGAGAACTCGGCTGCTCCTCACCTGACACAGACTGCTCGTGCGGCTTCATGTGTGGAAGGCAGGCAGCTTCTTCAACTGGCACCTGGGATTTCCTTTCCCAAATAACGATATGTGTCTCTGATGCCGGCACTTCACAGGCCTCGTGCCTTTTAGCACACGGACCCTTCAGGTCGTCACACTCCAGCCAACTCCCTGGGAAACAAGAAACAGCTACAGGTTAGACCTTCTTGACACCATTCTTCCTTCCCAGCTGCTGTGTCACTCGGCACCACAAAGGAAGCCCTGGCAAGGCTGTCCTCAGTCGCAGGCTAAGACTTTCCTTCTGATTATAAAAGGTGCAGGCTCtacgaggcaggcagatctgctGGCTCCTTTCCAGTCTTCATGAGATACGCACTGACTCACGACACAATCAGCTTCACTTCAGCAGAAGAGAGGACAGCCACGTGCATGTCGAAGGAGGGGTCTAAGGACTAAAAGGCTACCCAGATCACACACTGCAGCCCTGGGGGAGCAGCCTCAGGGGCCACTGTCCTCCAGCATGGTCACTTGGCAGTCCTTTCCTTTGCATAGTTTCAGGGCTATGTTAGTGTACAGCGTAAGGCTCATAGGAAGTGGACTAcagcacagaggaggaggaggaggaagaaggaaggaagtagatTAACTAttccttaaaagaagaaagacatcttgaggaggaaaaggaggaagagaaagagacacctTAGAAAGACAGctttaagaaaaatggaaataaatactgGAAGGGGGTGAAAAAATTGGAATCCCGTGTATTGCTGGTGGAAATATAAAATGGCTCAGACAGAAATAACCTAGTCACGAGAGAGCTGATGACCCCACTCTGAGTATACACTCCGAGAAGCAACAACAGGGGCTAGAAGGGTTggcccattggtgccccaacagaTCTATGGGGGTCATTACTCTgagtcagaaggaagaagaaagctcGGCACACTGTGACATGGATAAACCTTGACCATGTGCTAAaggaaataagccagacacaaaaagGCAAACCCCTGGTTCCACCTGCACGAGGGCCCGAGAGGCACAGGTAGGACAGTGGCTCCAACAGCCAGAGAGGGGGCCTGTTGCCTACTGAGCAGTTTGATTTGAGTGATGAGAGAGAGCTCTAGAGACAGATGCTAGTGATGGAGGTAAAGGGCCGTAAATGTAGTGAATAGCAATGAAGTGTAAGCTTAAGATGTTGAAacggggaggtggggtggggggtggggggtgggttggggatttggctcagtggtagagtgcttgcctagcaagcgcaaggccctgggttcggtccccagctccagaaaaaaagaaaaagaaaaaaaaaaaaaaaaaaaagatgttgaaacGGAGAAATTATACTATGTCCATTttgttacaataaaaaaaattaaacaaaaaccatGCTGGGAAAAAAAATGGCCTGATGCTGAAAAGTCACGGGGATTAGAAGAAGGTGGAGCCTTATATTTACTCACACTTTATTTATGCCACATGAGAAGCTGAGATAAACAATAGCTTCTCAGTAACTACCCCGGGACCCGcggcagagcagacagacagctcTATCTACGGAGTCAGATGTGGTGGGCTGGGAAAGCATGGTGCCCAATATTCTCATGCCCACTGCACAAACATTTTCTGTCCCCATTTTAGACATGAGGGGTGCAGCAAGCAGTGGCTATCACACCACAGCACTCTCACGGGGTTACAGTCTTCTTACAGACACCTGCAAAACTGCACCTACAGCAAACTCTTTCCCTTCAAACTTACAGACTCCATTAGAGAGAATTCTGAGAACCAGGGAGGTTAGGAAAGGAGAAGTCCTTTCTGCAGCTGGGCTCCAGATCACTCTGATGTTAGGTCATCAAAGTCAGTTTAGTGACTCAGGACAAATAGAGGTCTGAGGCCCAACAGATTTTACTTTTAATCCCTtaaagacaaaaaattaaaacaagattaAAATACTACTAGTGAAGTGAACCATGACCAGCAAGAGATGGAAGGAGgggtgagtgctgggatcatgggTAGGGATAAACAAAGTCAAAGCACACTGTATACAGGCAAAAATGTCACAAAGAAAACTAGTTCTGAATAATCAATGtagtgcaggcacacatgcatgcaggtacaaAAAGACACACAGTTAGTGGGAGAGCCCAAGTCTCTACTACCAACAAATGTCAGCAATAACGGGGACAACAGCAAGTCTCCTCCAGCCCCGTGTGAACATAAGACGGCAGATCTTCCCCCTTTCGATGTCAGCACAAGACTGTGTCACAAAGCTAAAATCCTGCCATTGATCTAGCAGCCAAGCTCCTTGGTATTTATAACAACTGAGCACAAAGCTTCTATGTAAATCAGAGCATTGTCCTCCTATCCACCCAAACAGGGACGCAATCAAGAcggtttctctttgttttgtgtgtgtgttcaggagaGTACACACCAGAAGGCAATCTTAGGCTGCATTCCTTGGGCACCGTCcacctttattttaaagaaagatctCTCATTTGCCAATTATGAGAGGCTGGGTGGCCAGCAAGCTGCAGGGATCTCTGGGATTACAACTGCGCACCATGCCCAACTTTTTGTATGTAGGCTTTGGGAAGAAATTAGGTACCCCTACAGCATGGCAAACAATTTGCCATTTCCCAGCTCCCAAGACATCTTCTCCTCTGGTGGTGAACACACATAGACGTAGAGTTCAGAGACATCGGAATGTCACAGGGAAAGCACAAGGCTAAGCTTTGAAAAGATGTGGAAGAATACTAAGTTCACATTCCTAAGCAAAAGGCATTTGCATCGAAAAggctgccgtgtgtgtgtgtgtgtgtgtgtgtgtgtgtgtgtgtgtgtgtgtgtgtgtgtgtgtgtgtgtgttttagggtaGCAAAGCTCCTCTGTATGGTGTTACGATGGTGGAGGATGTTGGCTCCTTCACAAATTTATCAATGCACACAGATTGCATAGCTCATGTGAGTTATGAGCTGTGCTGGGTAACAGTGAACTAGTGTAGGTTTGCTGAATTAACGAGTCTGAATTGCTCCAGTCTTGCACAGAAGATATGtaataaggaaggaaaacagcCAACACAAACAAATTCAGTGGATGAACCAGACGCCATGGGTTCAAGAGCTCTGTTGATGGGtaagttaggaaaaaaaaaagcaggtcgGGAAGCATAGTGAGAAACTGTCTACAAAAACAAACGATACTAAGAAATACAACAAAGGAGTAAATACATAAACCCTACAGACACACAGTACAGCGTCAGGAAGGATACCTGAGacagcacatttttaaaaggaagagaagggggaagaagaattaAAGGCAAAAGTAAGAATACAGAAGaagggcggtgtgtgtgtgtgtgtgtgtgtgtgtgtgtgtgtgtgtctgtctgtctgtctgtctgtctgtctttaaacCAAAGCAAAATCCACAGGCTCTATTtctcttaaagaaaacatttaggcACGCACTTACCATCAGCATCTAAAGTCCACGTTATAAAATGGTTCTTTGCTCGGTACTGTATGACGGAGGTGACTTGGTAAAGACTGCCTTCAAAGTGGAAGGCATAGTGTTGCAGGTCCTTCCTGGGCAAACCTTCCACGAAGTGCAGCATGATTATGGGCGACGCTCTGTGGAAAGGAGGCAGAAGTCAAATCAATTTCAAGCCACGGCTCACACCTCCAGCTGTGTGCCTTAATTAGAAAGGGAAAAGTGGCTCTAAGGAGCATGTGACACGAAAGCCTTTGAAAGGGGCGACCAGCTGCTGGGAGCCACTGTGCAATAAGACCGACAAAGACCCTTAAACAAAACCTGCCCTGCCACAGAACTGTACTTCAGAGCTCTGGAGGGAGAAGCCCCGCTCCTTGAGGCTCTCCCCTGGTGTCAGGTGCCCACATCAATGGCTTCTGTTAAGTGGGAAGAGTGAGAGCGAACCTTATGCCTAAAGACATTCAGACACTGAACTCATCTCAAGAAATCGGAGGACCCATTAAATTCAAACTTGCACTGAAGAAAAACTTAATAAATGAAATACACTAGAGGATTTATTATAAACTGTGAGATGCTGACAATTTCAAAAATACATTTCACTATTCAGTAACATGGCAAACTAGAAACAAACCTACAGATAGGTCTCAAATAATTAAGCTCTTGGGGTTTAAGAAATGGTGGTTAGGggttgggtttagctcagtggtagagcgctaactaaggccctgggttcggtccccagctccgaaaaaaaagaaaaaaaaaaaaaaaaaaaaaaaaaaaaaaaaaaaaaaaaaaaaaaaaaaagaaatggtggttATCCTTTCTCCTAATATTTAAACAGATGTCAAAACTTACAGAGCTTATCAAAATTGTCCAGACGGTAAGATTATTCAGACTAACAGGAAGCAATCTGCAAATTACACCCTGTCAATTTCTTATTAAACAGTAATTAAGTCCCAAAAGTTCTGTAAACTGTTTATATCACCACATTCTTTGTCCTGGTTTTTAAAATCTGACTTAACTCACCAATTCCAAGATGTCACTGTTTATAAAGTGTGCCAGTAAAGTATACACACTTCCAACTGTTAGGATGTGGCATATCTGTTTTTCAGGGACCCACAGGAAAACATAGGTTCTCACAGCACAGGCAGGCCTGAGGCTGTGGCCTTTCCCTTCCTAGTACGATTTGAATACTTAGCTCTCTGGGCCTCACACATGTGACAGCTACTTACCAAGTCTATTCTAGAAATCTGTTTCTTATCTTCACGTGAGTGCACATGAAAAGTTTAGGAAATACACACGAGCAAGAGTAAGTCACACAATACATGTAAAAGCACCTGTCAGACCTCACACTTTACTACAGTAATAATTAATTTCATGAAAAAAGGTCTGTAAACATTTATAAGTCATAGTCTTCATGTGTCATTTCCAATCTTTCCAATAAGAACTAAAAAGCCTAAATCAAGTCAGCTGCAAGTCAAATGATTGGACAGTATCATGAGGTGCATTAAAGAAGCCCAACTGGCCCACAAAGGCTACAGCTGTTCTCTGGAGATAATTCAAGGAGCCTTAAAGCATTTTCTACCAAGCCATAAAGACTTCAATTGAGAAATAGAATCCTGGGCCACAAGAGGCTTCTAGTCCCAGAATTCTGGAGACCAAGATGGGTGGATCttgagactgaggccagcctaagctacaaaacaaaaccctgtttcGCCAGCCACGACTACACAGAGATCCCATACCccgtctcaaaccaaaccaaaccaccagaaacaaaacagagccaacaaccaccaccaccagcagcggCACTGACTGACAGTGCCTAACACGATGGTGCTCACCCATCATCTCAGccctcagagtttgaggccaaggaCTAGCCTGGACTATAAACTGAGACTATCTTGAAGCACAACGGAAACAATCAGGAAAGCAGAACACGCACACAGAGCAGTAAAGCCGCTGAGACTCAAGTTAAATCAACAACCTCCTCAATGCCAGCCGGG includes:
- the Uspl1 gene encoding SUMO-specific isopeptidase USPL1 isoform X2, producing MATAEDPAAVGVTPELEMPSKSRCLSLCQPLCVQWRNTQALCWLDCILSALVHLEVLRNTVLEVCSREECVFGRLFETYHQADKLLYTHHLHGVTGEDCKKLTTEIFTDIDTSLNKIRDEIFAKLQPKLRCTLGDMESPVFALPVLLKLEPHVENLFTYSFSWNFECSHCGHQYQNRCVKSLVTFTNVVPEWHPLNAAHFGPCNSCNSKSQIRKMVLERASPIIMLHFVEGLPRKDLQHYAFHFEGSLYQVTSVIQYRAKNHFITWTLDADGSWLECDDLKGPCAKRHEACEVPASETHIVIWERKSQVPVEEAACLPHMKPHEQSVSGEEQPSSLALCSLAGTATSEPSVAHPTPMAVAPQILPATQAVAHGDSVLSGTGSLVDSVSPSALEETIQETASVSQIDSKDCLLEDKPVIGSAGPVRTLAFQPQDSLGSSLVLNLCEGMLVAPCVDSRFPSQAVSTGLQAVPSQAGDTVVPKPVTDAPVPVLVQELKSVATEDSQTQLLPLKTDRLNPGQPPGKTQASNLRKRENAASSKPVAARSAQNQPRKDEQKKAFVGSWVKGLLSRGGAFMPPCVSAQSRAVTDLQPSVKGANNFDGFKTKSINRRSKRMSRKAKHVEEASPGSSPPLSGSTAALPQAAGNASSALLKEQEGSRPAPLSHRPPSDESAMSPAGRAEAAEDEVHKLRLRLLKKLKAKKKKLAALMSSPRCEPPVSDHSESASHCGSPNDCDAVEDLLRELQYQIDLADKSGCTSAPDAPDGTSCNSQSHEEILAELLSPTALSEPSESGEPELRYLEMGDNSTPTPAPSEFSAVSQNTCLKQDHDYCSPEKSQCEVDLHSVIDSACVRALNLGSPMKTDIFDDFFPTSALNSLTNDTLDIPHFDDSLFENC
- the Uspl1 gene encoding SUMO-specific isopeptidase USPL1 isoform X1 encodes the protein MTDDSLKIGNGLPLVGPGTDIGISSLPMLGYLGKNYASAKVPADGYCPTCRAKGKLNTLKTYRISFQESIFLCEDLQCIYPLGSESLTNLISPDSEDCHTPNKPQKRKRLEANCKNSSLPVHSKKTRGHLVTDSDQIVNGECNGEVCGDFSASFPGDSAHQDPVRTAASVGQNGTLEADGNVVMATAEDPAAVGVTPELEMPSKSRCLSLCQPLCVQWRNTQALCWLDCILSALVHLEVLRNTVLEVCSREECVFGRLFETYHQADKLLYTHHLHGVTGEDCKKLTTEIFTDIDTSLNKIRDEIFAKLQPKLRCTLGDMESPVFALPVLLKLEPHVENLFTYSFSWNFECSHCGHQYQNRCVKSLVTFTNVVPEWHPLNAAHFGPCNSCNSKSQIRKMVLERASPIIMLHFVEGLPRKDLQHYAFHFEGSLYQVTSVIQYRAKNHFITWTLDADGSWLECDDLKGPCAKRHEACEVPASETHIVIWERKSQVPVEEAACLPHMKPHEQSVSGEEQPSSLALCSLAGTATSEPSVAHPTPMAVAPQILPATQAVAHGDSVLSGTGSLVDSVSPSALEETIQETASVSQIDSKDCLLEDKPVIGSAGPVRTLAFQPQDSLGSSLVLNLCEGMLVAPCVDSRFPSQAVSTGLQAVPSQAGDTVVPKPVTDAPVPVLVQELKSVATEDSQTQLLPLKTDRLNPGQPPGKTQASNLRKRENAASSKPVAARSAQNQPRKDEQKKAFVGSWVKGLLSRGGAFMPPCVSAQSRAVTDLQPSVKGANNFDGFKTKSINRRSKRMSRKAKHVEEASPGSSPPLSGSTAALPQAAGNASSALLKEQEGSRPAPLSHRPPSDESAMSPAGRAEAAEDEVHKLRLRLLKKLKAKKKKLAALMSSPRCEPPVSDHSESASHCGSPNDCDAVEDLLRELQYQIDLADKSGCTSAPDAPDGTSCNSQSHEEILAELLSPTALSEPSESGEPELRYLEMGDNSTPTPAPSEFSAVSQNTCLKQDHDYCSPEKSQCEVDLHSVIDSACVRALNLGSPMKTDIFDDFFPTSALNSLTNDTLDIPHFDDSLFENC